A window from Solanum stenotomum isolate F172 chromosome 7, ASM1918654v1, whole genome shotgun sequence encodes these proteins:
- the LOC125870932 gene encoding uncharacterized protein LOC125870932, protein MYDNLGAQPGGPPANTQANPFGNAFSGASSGFIRGGLGAYGEKILGSSSHYVQSNVSRYFSDPQYYFQVNDHYVRNKLKVILFPFLHRGHWTRITEPVGGRLSYKPPIYDINAPDLYIPFMAFGTYVVLAGLSLGLQGRFSPEALSWLFIKGLVGWFLQVSLLKMTLLSLGSGEAPLLDIVSYAGYAFAGLSIALLGTIISNYSYYFLMPWTCLCMGIFLVKTMKRVLFAEVRTYDSSSHHYLLLFIALAQFPLLFWLGKISLNWFL, encoded by the exons ATGTATGATAACCTTGGAGCACAGCCCGGAGGACCGCCTGCTAATACACAAGCGAACCCTTTTGGAAATGCATTCTCTGGTGCTAGCTCTGGGTTCATTAGAGGTGGATTAGGGGCTTATGGAGAAAAAATTCTTGGATCAAGTTCTCATTATGTTCAAAGCAAT GTAAGTAGATATTTTTCTGATCCCCAGTACTACTTCCAAGTGAATGACCACTACGTGAGAAACAAACTGAAAGTTATCCTTTTCCCTTTCCTACACAGA GGTCATTGGACAAGAATCACAGAGCCTGTTGGTGGCAGGCTATCCTATAAGCCCCCTATCTATGACATAAATGCTCCAGATTTATACATTCCGTTTATGGCCTTTGGTACTTATGTTGTTCTTGCTGGCTTATCATTGGGTCTGCAGGGGAG GTTTAGCCCAGAAGCTCTCAGTTGGCTGTTTATCAAGGGATTGGTTGGCTGGTTTTTACAAGTTTCGTTGCTGAAGATGACGTTGTTGTCATTGGGTAGTGGAGAGGCTCCTCTCCTTGACATTGTTTCATACGCAGGATATGCTTTTGCAGGATTGTCCATAGCTCTTTTGGGAACAATTATATCGAACTATTCTTACTACTTTTTGATGCCGTGGACATGTTTGTGCATGGGAATATTCTTGGTGAAGACGATGAAGAGAGTTCTCTTTGCAGAGGTGAGGACATACGATTCAAGTAGCCATCATTATCTCCTATTGTTTATTGCTCTAGCTCAATTTCCTCTTCTCTTTTGGCTTGGGAAGATTAGCCTTAATTGGTTCTTATGA